From Kryptolebias marmoratus isolate JLee-2015 linkage group LG15, ASM164957v2, whole genome shotgun sequence, a single genomic window includes:
- the ppm1g gene encoding protein phosphatase 1G isoform X1 codes for MGAYLSQPNTTKTTSDGGNSNMSFGFSAMQGWRVSMEDAHNCIPEFDEDTAMFAVYDGHGGEEVALYCSKYLPDIIKEQKAYKDGKLQKALEDAFLAIDSRMTTEEVIKELVQISGRPTEEPPAEKVAEEDDLDTEEAALLHEEATMTIEELLVRYGQNRNAVKHAVAISEAAKKASCSEAGASGDKGEDAEEKKKEGVNGEVDVEESKEKVKEGQGAACGSKLRACRKTGGEGSSSVADGGESGSSNGEGKAAKTEGDAGPSCSSLSSKAAGDSKSRFFDDSEESDEGEEEEEEEGSDEEDGSDEEGDSTELEEDTEEGEEDSEDEDEEEMCLPGMDGKEEPGSDSGTTAVVALIRGKQLIVANAGDSRCVVSERGKAVDMSYDHKPEDEVELVRIKNAGGKVTMDGRVNGGLNLSRAIGDHFYKRNKSLPPEEQMISAMPDVKVLTLNEEHDFMVIACDGIWNVLSSQEVVDFISERIKPDQDGKVRPLTSIVEELLDHCLAPDTSGDGTGCDNMTCVVVTFRPHPAQSDDTKKRKHQKEADVTEVEENGNDSKKAKSD; via the exons ATGGGGGCATATCTGTCGCAGCCGAACACAACCAAGACCACCTCCGATGGCGGCAACAGCAACATGAGCTTCGGCTTTTCTGCCATGCAGGGCTGGAGAGTCTCTATGGAG GATGCTCACAACTGCATCCCGGAGTTTGACGAGGACACGGCTATGTTTGCTGTGTATGATGGACATGGAg gtgaaGAGGTGGCTCTGTACTGTTCAAAGTATCTTCCTGACATAATCAAAGAGCAGAAGGCTTATAAAGATGGGAAACTGCAAAAG GCGTTGGAGGATGCATTTTTGGCCATCGACAGCAGAATGACCACAGAGGAGGTCATCAAGGAGCTGGTGCAGATTTCTGGGCGACCCACTGAGGAACCACCTGCTGAAAAGGTGGCAGAGGAGGACGACT TGGACACAGAAGAGGCGGCCCTGCTCCATGAGGAGGCCACTATGACCATAGAGGAGCTGTTGGTACGCTACGGCCAGAACCGCAATGCTGTCAAACATGCTGTAGCCATCAG TGAGGCAGCTAAGAAGGCATCCTGCTCAGAAGCTGGGGCTTCAGGAGATAAAGGAGAAGATgctgaagaaaagaagaaagaaggagTAAACGGAGAAGTGGACGTGGAGGAGAGCAAAGAGAAGGTGAAGGAAGGACAAGGTGCGGCATGTGGGTCGAAGCTGAGAGCCTGTCGGAAAACAGGAGGTGAAGGGAGCAGTTCAG TAGCTGACGGTGGAGAGTCGGGAAGCTCTAACGGAGAGGGGAAAGCTGCGAAGACCGAAGGAGATGCCGGACCGTCCTGCTCCTCTCTGTCGTCAAAGGCTGCAGGAGATTCCAAATCCAGGTTTTTTGATGACAGCGAAGAGTCTGacgagggagaggaggaggaggaagaggagggcagCGACGAAGAG GATGGAAGCGACGAAGAGGGGGACAGCACTGAGTTAGAAGAGGACacggaggagggagaggaggactCTGAGGATGAAGACGAAGAGGAAATGTGTCTGCCTGGAATGGATGGCAAAGAAGAG CCTGGCTCAGACAGCGGCACCACAGCTGTCGTAGCTCTGATCCGAGGGAAGCAGCTGATCGTGGCCAACGCTGGTGACTCTCGCTGTGTCGTCTCTGAACGAG gCAAAGCTGTTGACATGTCGTACGACCACAAGCCGGAGGACGAGGTGGAACTGGTTCGCATCAAAAATGCTGGAGGGAAAGTGACCATGGACGGACGAGTCAATGGTGGACTGAACCTCTCCAGAGCCATCG GGGACCACTTCTACAAAAGGAACAAGTCCCTGCCACCAGAGGAGCAGATGATTTCTGCCATGCCTGACGTCAAAGTTCTCACGCTGAACGAGGAACATGACTTCATGGTCATCGCCTGCGATGGCATATG GAATGTTTTAAGCAGTCAGGAGGTGGTGGACTTCATCAGTGAGAGGATCAAACCAGACCAAGATGGCAAAGTTAGACCCCTCACGTCCATCGTTGAGGAG CTGTTGGACCACTGTTTGGCGCCCGACACGTCTGGAGACGGGACAGGATGTGACAACATGACTTGCGTCGTTGTCACATTCAGGCCACACCCCGCTCAGTCAGACGACACAAAGAAGAGGAAGCACCAGAAAGAGGCAGACGTGacggaggtggaggagaacGGCAACGACAGCAAAAAGGCGAAAAGCGATTAA
- the dld gene encoding delta-like protein D, whose protein sequence is MGRLCVLLVVSLSLLTCQVLCSGVFELKLQEFLNKKGTAGNANCCPGGSAHPQGHQQCECKTFFRVCLKHYQASVSPEPPCTYGGAVTPVLGSNSFQVPETNADTFTNPIRFSFSFTWPGTFSLIIEALHTDSLDDLTTDNPERLISRITTQRHLTVGEEWTKDMQTAGRTELRFSYRFLCDEHYYGDGCSVFCRPRDDAFGHFTCGERGEIICNSGWKGQYCTEPICLPGCDEEHGFCDKPGECKCRVGFSGRYCDDCIRYPGCLHGTCQQPWQCNCQEGWGGLFCNQDLNYCTHHKPCLNGATCTNTGQGSYTCSCPPGYTGANCEIQVNECSGNPCRNGGSCIDEDNGYKCTCPPGFYGNNCELSANTCADGPCLNNGRCVDNPEGGYFCQCTMGYAGFNCEKKIDHCTSNPCLNGAECVDLVNSYLCECPEGFSGPNCEVTSGFSGYCQSFPCQNGGTCQEGVNGYTCTCPPGYTGKNCSTPISRCHHNPCHNGATCHERGSRYICACVPGYGGHNCQFLLPEIPRGSQPVVDGPDRRFLSSENENAEDERDDDSGFPWTAVCAGVFLALVILISCSVLVVYVRVKLQGRHGHHSESVHSDSQETMNNLTTNNCLRNDKELGSMMTTSIKNTNKKADYHSELTGSLGGLSGIAGLNGSEKNGFKARYSSVEYNLVHELRPEDLSPCTVEEQHEPEAKCEVLDESNTEEGFRKRQNSDASEQKPSAESPSCSEAKYQSSTDLNCPAVSDLQYQSSCDVKIPSSTDGEYHSPSESQYPCTTDTKYQSVYVISDQKDECIIATEV, encoded by the exons ATGGGACGCCTGTGTGTGCTCTTGGTTGTCAGTCTGTCTTTACTCACCTGCCAG GTTTTGTGCTCTGGCGTGTTtgagctgaagctgcaggagtTTCTCAACAAGAAGGGGACAGCGGGGAACGCCAACTGTTGCCCGGGCGGCTCTGCGCATCCACAGGGCCACCAGCAGTGCGAGTGTAAGACCTTCTTTCGGGTCTGCCTGAAACATTACCAGGCCAGCGTCTCCCCCGAGCCCCCCTGCACCTATGGCGGGGCTGTGACTCCCGTCCTCGGCTCCAACTCCTTCCAGGTGCCGGAGACTAACGCGGACACTTTCACCAACCCAATCCGCTTTTCCTTCAGCTTCACGTGGCCA GGGACGTTTTCACTGATCATTGAAGCTCTGCACACTGACTCCCTGGACGACCTGACAACAG ACAACCCGGAGCGTTTGATCAGCAGGATCACCACTCAACGTCACCTCACTGTGGGAGAAGAATGGACCAAGGACATGCAAACAGCCGGCAGGACAGAGCTGCGTTTCTCTTACCGCTTCCTATGTGATGAGCACTATTATGGAGACGGCTGCTCGGTCTTCTGCCGACCCCGAGACGATGCTTTTGGACATTTCACCTGCGGAGAACGTGGAGAGATCATTTGCAATTCTGGCTGGAAGGGGCAGTACTGCACTGAGC caATCTGCCTTCCTGGATGCGATGAAGAACATGGCTTCTGCGATAAACCAGGAGAGTGCAA GTGTCGTGTGGGCTTCAGTGGGCGTTACTGTGATGACTGCATCCGTTACCCAGGCTGCCTCCACGGCACCTGCCAACAACCTTGGCAGTGTAACTGccaggaggggtgggggggactcTTCTGCAACCAAG ATCTGAACTACTGTACCCACCATAAGCCCTGTCTTAATGGAGCCACTTGCACCAACACTGGCCAGGGGAGCTACACTTGCTCCTGCCCACCTGGATACACAGGTGCTAACTGTGAAATCCAAGTCAACGAATGTTCTGGAAATCCGTGTCGCAATGGAGGCAGCTGCATT GATGAAGACAATGGCTACAAGTGCACCTGCCCACCTGGTTTTTATGGCAACAACTGTGAGTTAAGTGCCAATACATGCGCAGACGGGCCTTGTCTCAACAATGGACGTTGCGTGGACAACCCTGAAGGTGGCTACTTCTGTCAGTGCACAATGGGATATGCTGGTTTCAACTGTGAGAAGAAAATTGACCACTGCACTTCAAATCCATGTTTAAATG GAGCAGAGTGCGTTGATCTGGTGAACTCCTACCTCTGTGAATGCCCTGAAGGATTTTCAGGTCCTAACTGTGAGGTCACTAGCGGTTTTTCTGGATACTGTCAGTCCTTCCCTTGTCAGAATGGTGGGACATGTCAAGAGGGAGTGAATGGCTACACGTGTACTTGCCCCCCAG GTTATACTGGCAAAAACTGCAGTACTCCCATCTCTCGTTGCCACCACAACCCCTGCCACAATGGCGCCACCTGTCACGAACGTGGCAGCCGCTACATATGCGCCTGTGTGCCCGGCTATGGAGGTCATAACTGCCAGTTCCTCTTACCAGAGATCCCCCGGGGTTCCCAGCCAGTTGTGGATGGACCAGATCGGCGATTTTTGTcatcagaaaatgaaaatgctgaAGACGAGCGGGATGATGACAGCGGATTTCCTTGGACGGCTGTATGTGCTGGTGTCTTCCTTGCACTTGTGATTTTGATCAGCTGCTCTGTGCTGGTGGTCTATGTTCGTGTCAAACTGCAAGGTCGACACGGTCACCACAGCGAAAGTGTGCACAGCGACAGCCAAGAGACTATGAACAACCTCACAACCAATAACTGTCTCCGGAACGACAAAGAACTTGGTAGTATGATGACAACATCaattaaaaacaccaacaagaAGGCAGACTACCATTCAGAACTTACTGGGTCGCTTGGCGGTTTAAGTGGAATTGCTGGCCTAAATGGATCAGAAAAGAATGGCTTTAAGGCTCGCTACTCCAGTGTTGAGTACAACCTGGTTCATGAGCTCCGGCCTGAGGATTTGTCACCGTGCACAGTAGAGGAGCAACATGAACCAGAGGCCAAATGTGAAGTCCTGGATGAGTCCAACACAGAGGAAGGATTCAGGAAGAGACAAAACAG TGATGCATCAGAACAAAAGCCATCAGCAGAGTCACCAAGCTGCAGCGAAGCAAAATATCAGTCATCCACTGATTTAAACTGTCCCGCAGTGAGTGATCTTCAGTACCAGTCAAGTTGTGACGTCAAAATCCCGTCAAGCACTGATGGTGAATACCACAGTCCCAGTGAGAGCCAGTACCCATGTACCACTGACACCAAATACCAGTCCGTCTACGTCATTTCAGACCAGAAAGATGAATGCATCATTGCCACAGAG GTATGA
- the ppm1g gene encoding protein phosphatase 1G isoform X2, with the protein MGAYLSQPNTTKTTSDGGNSNMSFGFSAMQGWRVSMEDAHNCIPEFDEDTAMFAVYDGHGGEEVALYCSKYLPDIIKEQKAYKDGKLQKALEDAFLAIDSRMTTEEVIKELVQISGRPTEEPPAEKVAEEDDLDTEEAALLHEEATMTIEELLVRYGQNRNAVKHAVAISEAAKKASCSEAGASGDKGEDAEEKKKEGVNGEVDVEESKEKVKEGQGAACGSKLRACRKTGGEGSSSADGGESGSSNGEGKAAKTEGDAGPSCSSLSSKAAGDSKSRFFDDSEESDEGEEEEEEEGSDEEDGSDEEGDSTELEEDTEEGEEDSEDEDEEEMCLPGMDGKEEPGSDSGTTAVVALIRGKQLIVANAGDSRCVVSERGKAVDMSYDHKPEDEVELVRIKNAGGKVTMDGRVNGGLNLSRAIGDHFYKRNKSLPPEEQMISAMPDVKVLTLNEEHDFMVIACDGIWNVLSSQEVVDFISERIKPDQDGKVRPLTSIVEELLDHCLAPDTSGDGTGCDNMTCVVVTFRPHPAQSDDTKKRKHQKEADVTEVEENGNDSKKAKSD; encoded by the exons ATGGGGGCATATCTGTCGCAGCCGAACACAACCAAGACCACCTCCGATGGCGGCAACAGCAACATGAGCTTCGGCTTTTCTGCCATGCAGGGCTGGAGAGTCTCTATGGAG GATGCTCACAACTGCATCCCGGAGTTTGACGAGGACACGGCTATGTTTGCTGTGTATGATGGACATGGAg gtgaaGAGGTGGCTCTGTACTGTTCAAAGTATCTTCCTGACATAATCAAAGAGCAGAAGGCTTATAAAGATGGGAAACTGCAAAAG GCGTTGGAGGATGCATTTTTGGCCATCGACAGCAGAATGACCACAGAGGAGGTCATCAAGGAGCTGGTGCAGATTTCTGGGCGACCCACTGAGGAACCACCTGCTGAAAAGGTGGCAGAGGAGGACGACT TGGACACAGAAGAGGCGGCCCTGCTCCATGAGGAGGCCACTATGACCATAGAGGAGCTGTTGGTACGCTACGGCCAGAACCGCAATGCTGTCAAACATGCTGTAGCCATCAG TGAGGCAGCTAAGAAGGCATCCTGCTCAGAAGCTGGGGCTTCAGGAGATAAAGGAGAAGATgctgaagaaaagaagaaagaaggagTAAACGGAGAAGTGGACGTGGAGGAGAGCAAAGAGAAGGTGAAGGAAGGACAAGGTGCGGCATGTGGGTCGAAGCTGAGAGCCTGTCGGAAAACAGGAGGTGAAGGGAGCAGTTCAG CTGACGGTGGAGAGTCGGGAAGCTCTAACGGAGAGGGGAAAGCTGCGAAGACCGAAGGAGATGCCGGACCGTCCTGCTCCTCTCTGTCGTCAAAGGCTGCAGGAGATTCCAAATCCAGGTTTTTTGATGACAGCGAAGAGTCTGacgagggagaggaggaggaggaagaggagggcagCGACGAAGAG GATGGAAGCGACGAAGAGGGGGACAGCACTGAGTTAGAAGAGGACacggaggagggagaggaggactCTGAGGATGAAGACGAAGAGGAAATGTGTCTGCCTGGAATGGATGGCAAAGAAGAG CCTGGCTCAGACAGCGGCACCACAGCTGTCGTAGCTCTGATCCGAGGGAAGCAGCTGATCGTGGCCAACGCTGGTGACTCTCGCTGTGTCGTCTCTGAACGAG gCAAAGCTGTTGACATGTCGTACGACCACAAGCCGGAGGACGAGGTGGAACTGGTTCGCATCAAAAATGCTGGAGGGAAAGTGACCATGGACGGACGAGTCAATGGTGGACTGAACCTCTCCAGAGCCATCG GGGACCACTTCTACAAAAGGAACAAGTCCCTGCCACCAGAGGAGCAGATGATTTCTGCCATGCCTGACGTCAAAGTTCTCACGCTGAACGAGGAACATGACTTCATGGTCATCGCCTGCGATGGCATATG GAATGTTTTAAGCAGTCAGGAGGTGGTGGACTTCATCAGTGAGAGGATCAAACCAGACCAAGATGGCAAAGTTAGACCCCTCACGTCCATCGTTGAGGAG CTGTTGGACCACTGTTTGGCGCCCGACACGTCTGGAGACGGGACAGGATGTGACAACATGACTTGCGTCGTTGTCACATTCAGGCCACACCCCGCTCAGTCAGACGACACAAAGAAGAGGAAGCACCAGAAAGAGGCAGACGTGacggaggtggaggagaacGGCAACGACAGCAAAAAGGCGAAAAGCGATTAA
- the mis12 gene encoding protein MIS12 homolog → MARETWAESEMEVDEAAQEETDRFSPSSLKLYETQFFGFTPQTCMLRIHSAFQDCLYDILPVVEKVCVRQLSKGQSDRAEKQLRTRARECSRKLQQFLEERFKPLSERMEALLMSRCFTVPPNVLLPEDQSHRKYPQDIQEVLKLESSIADLHRTYEAEVCARQALLAELEEQKEVQKQLDEILAWVTELQAAWVKEGNGNFQESFRLVMKSVEKLQEAVGEVLVCSKTLS, encoded by the exons ATGGCGCGGGAAACTTGGGCAGAATCCGAGATGGAAGTCGACGAAGCCGCTCAGGAAGAGACGGATCGTTTCTCTCCGTCGTCTTTAAAACTTTACGAAACGCAGTTTTTCGGCTTCACCCCGCAGACCTGCATGCTACGGATTCACAGCGCCTTCCAGGACTGCCTGTACGACATTCTACCCGTGGTGGAGAAGGTGTGCGTCAGGCAGCTGAGTAAAGGCCAGTCGGACAGGGCCGAGAAGCAGCTCCGGACCCGGGCCAGAGAGTGTAGCCGGAAGCTGCAGCAGTTCCTGGAGGAGCGCTTCAAGCCGCTGTCGGAGCGGATGGAGGCGCTGCTGATGAGCCGGTGCTTCACGGTACCTCCAAATGTCCTGCTGCCCGAAGACCAGTCACACAGGAAATACCCCCAGGACATACAG GAGGTGCTGAAGCTTGAGTCGTCCATAGCAGACCTCCACAGAACCTACGAGGCGGAGGTTTGTGCCCGACAAGCTCTGCTAGctgagctggaggagcagaaggaggtgCAGAAGCAGCTGGATGAGATCCTGGCGTGGGTCACGGAGCTCCAGGCAGCCTGGGTGAAAGAGGGCAACGGCAACTTTCAGGAGAGTTTCCGCTTGGTGATGAAGTCTGTAGAGAAACTGCAGGAGGCCGTCGGGGAGGTTTTGGTCTGCAGCAAAACGCTCAGCTGA